One bacterium DNA window includes the following coding sequences:
- a CDS encoding FtsX-like permease family protein, producing the protein MTDQKEKIGKQVILPLSKAVEISVKSIKTRLGRSMITASGIVLAIAFLMSIFVSGSINKALLEKGSVEVRVQLQNLGGEEEQGKQIWLVVLSLMVCVVGIANAMLMSVTERYKEIGTMKCLGALDIFIIKLFLLESGFMGLFGSIAGALLGGLLMTIVSSINYGLEVITKFPIVSFLYYFVIAVILGTVLAVIGAIYPAYTAARMVPADAMRSEI; encoded by the coding sequence ATGACAGATCAAAAAGAGAAGATTGGAAAGCAAGTAATTCTTCCGCTAAGTAAAGCTGTTGAAATAAGTGTAAAGAGTATAAAAACAAGGCTGGGACGTTCTATGATAACAGCAAGCGGTATAGTGCTGGCAATAGCATTTTTAATGTCTATCTTTGTGTCTGGTTCAATAAATAAGGCATTGCTTGAGAAAGGCTCTGTGGAAGTCAGGGTTCAATTACAAAACCTGGGTGGCGAAGAAGAACAGGGTAAGCAAATATGGCTTGTGGTATTATCACTCATGGTTTGTGTTGTTGGAATCGCAAATGCAATGTTAATGTCAGTTACTGAGAGATACAAGGAAATAGGAACAATGAAGTGTCTTGGAGCTCTGGATATATTTATTATTAAATTGTTTCTGCTGGAGTCAGGTTTTATGGGATTATTTGGCTCAATTGCAGGTGCATTATTAGGTGGTTTGCTTATGACTATTGTATCAAGTATAAATTATGGATTAGAGGTTATTACTAAGTTTCCAATAGTTAGTTTTCTATATTATTTTGTAATTGCGGTAATTTTGGGCACAGTATTAGCTGTTATAGGAGCTATATATCCTGCTTATACTGCTGCCAGGATGGTCCCTGCCGATGCAATGCGCTCGGAAATATAA
- a CDS encoding ABC transporter ATP-binding protein, with the protein MDEANVVRTRNVKKAFMMGGVSLEALKGINLEIKRGEYISIMGPSGSGKSTLFNMIGGLDKPTEGKVYIDEVDVAQLDAYELAWLRCRKIGYIFQTFNLIPVMTSLENVTLPMTFAGMSTDESIDKGIRLLTMVGLGDRIQHKPIELSGGQQQRVAVARALANDPAIVLADEPTGNLDLKTGKEIIDLLRKMNKEKEVTIISATHDLKMLDVSDRVFWIRDGKVERVERRADLDLNIGTVEGE; encoded by the coding sequence ATGGATGAAGCAAATGTTGTAAGAACAAGGAATGTAAAAAAGGCTTTTATGATGGGTGGTGTTTCTTTGGAGGCATTAAAAGGTATTAATCTGGAGATAAAAAGAGGCGAATACATCTCTATAATGGGCCCTTCAGGCTCAGGTAAGTCCACCTTATTCAATATGATAGGAGGACTTGATAAGCCAACAGAGGGAAAAGTGTATATAGATGAAGTAGATGTCGCTCAATTAGATGCATACGAATTAGCATGGCTTAGGTGTCGAAAGATAGGGTATATATTCCAAACATTTAATTTGATTCCTGTTATGACATCTTTAGAGAATGTTACTTTGCCAATGACTTTTGCAGGAATGTCAACAGATGAGTCAATAGATAAGGGAATAAGACTTCTTACAATGGTAGGGTTAGGAGATAGGATTCAGCACAAACCAATTGAATTATCAGGCGGACAGCAGCAAAGAGTGGCTGTAGCCAGAGCATTGGCAAATGATCCTGCTATTGTTCTAGCGGATGAACCAACAGGGAATTTGGATTTAAAAACAGGTAAAGAGATTATAGACCTTCTGCGTAAGATGAACAAAGAGAAAGAAGTTACTATTATTTCTGCTACCCATGATTTAAAGATGCTGGATGTTTCTGATAGAGTTTTCTGGATTCGTGACGGGAAAGTAGAAAGAGTTGAAAGGCGTGCTGATCTTGATCTTAATATTGGTACTGTTGAGGGAGAGTAG
- a CDS encoding sensor domain-containing diguanylate cyclase yields the protein MDNRRQSYILNVIKQAIDVFGEDQNLEQVLRRIVDAVAKILQVDVIILQLYSDEQQDFFMRVIKGRKELTLGEQIKEDVINKGQSHLINDLSSFPKYKFLSDQGIKSLIVAPLRRRKKVIGLIGGLADKPRDFTGEELDLLTTVASQAGLLAENAQLLEKTKLLSITDGLTNLYNHRHFQEKLMVEVKRAKEEKKPLSLIMGDVDDFKHYNDTNGHPAGDEVLRQIGRILKNNTKRGDIVARYGGEEFVIILPDTSGKSAKIVAEKLRKSVQEYKFVNEESQPGGKVTITFGLADYPEDADSARGVMKKADNALYMGKESGKNQVVAA from the coding sequence ATGGATAACCGTAGGCAGTCATATATCTTGAATGTTATAAAGCAAGCTATAGATGTATTTGGAGAGGATCAAAATTTAGAACAAGTATTAAGAAGAATAGTAGATGCTGTAGCTAAGATATTACAGGTAGATGTAATTATTCTACAACTATATAGTGATGAACAACAAGATTTCTTTATGCGGGTTATAAAAGGAAGAAAAGAATTGACTCTTGGAGAGCAGATAAAAGAAGATGTAATAAATAAGGGGCAGTCACATCTGATAAATGATTTATCATCTTTTCCCAAATATAAGTTTTTGAGTGATCAGGGCATAAAGTCTTTGATTGTTGCGCCTTTGCGAAGGAGAAAAAAGGTTATAGGATTAATAGGAGGATTAGCAGATAAGCCGCGTGATTTTACCGGAGAAGAGCTGGATCTTCTAACAACTGTTGCAAGTCAGGCAGGGTTATTAGCAGAAAATGCTCAGCTATTAGAAAAAACAAAGTTGCTTTCAATTACAGATGGATTAACTAATTTATATAATCATCGCCATTTTCAGGAGAAACTAATGGTTGAAGTAAAGAGAGCAAAAGAGGAGAAGAAGCCTCTTTCACTTATAATGGGAGATGTTGATGACTTTAAGCATTATAATGATACTAATGGTCATCCTGCCGGTGATGAAGTGCTGCGACAGATTGGAAGGATATTAAAAAATAATACTAAAAGAGGGGATATTGTTGCCCGTTATGGCGGGGAAGAGTTTGTTATAATCCTTCCGGATACCTCAGGAAAGAGCGCTAAAATTGTAGCAGAAAAGTTGAGAAAATCTGTTCAAGAATATAAGTTTGTTAACGAAGAAAGTCAGCCAGGCGGTAAAGTTACAATAACTTTTGGACTTGCAGATTATCCTGAAGACGCAGATTCAGCAAGAGGGGTTATGAAGAAAGCAGATAATGCTCTATATATGGGCAAAGAGTCTGGTAAAAATCAGGTTGTTGCTGCCTAA
- a CDS encoding LptF/LptG family permease gives MKVIDRYLIKSFLCSLFYCLTAFICLYLIIDLISNTDEFVAEGAKFTDILNYYRNLLPDIYIKIMPISTLIGIIIILNYLNKYNELTALWASGVSSTKILMPFLLVSAIISLASIPVSMNIAPKSMSKARYIWKVNIGKQYQLKKKVWTDFAFLDVKNRIVHVGFFNAKDKYMHNIKITQYDKNYNIKNTINAKEAKWINKKWILFNGLIRVFDTEGSIIKTENFKQLVSAITETPRDLLIKQAELPYLDIKLLKLRIKSLMKIKCYPYRELTELHSRISLPFSNLVMIIIAFSIMLVMGKKGKKESIGIALSIGFIYYGIAIPITLAIGRDGAINPWLAAWLANIIFALLHLGILIKARK, from the coding sequence ATGAAAGTTATAGATCGCTATCTTATAAAAAGCTTTTTGTGTTCGTTATTCTACTGCCTAACAGCATTTATATGTCTCTATCTGATAATAGACCTGATAAGTAATACAGACGAATTTGTAGCAGAAGGCGCAAAATTCACTGACATTTTAAACTATTACAGAAACCTGTTGCCAGATATATATATAAAAATCATGCCCATCTCAACTCTTATAGGCATAATAATAATCTTGAACTATCTTAATAAATATAATGAGCTAACAGCATTGTGGGCTAGTGGAGTAAGCTCTACAAAAATTTTAATGCCATTTTTGTTGGTTTCTGCAATTATAAGTTTAGCATCTATACCTGTAAGTATGAATATTGCTCCCAAATCAATGTCAAAAGCGCGCTATATATGGAAAGTTAATATTGGCAAACAATACCAACTTAAAAAGAAAGTATGGACTGATTTCGCATTTTTGGATGTAAAAAACAGAATCGTTCACGTGGGTTTTTTTAATGCTAAAGATAAATATATGCATAATATTAAAATAACTCAGTATGATAAAAATTATAATATTAAAAATACAATTAATGCTAAAGAGGCAAAATGGATAAATAAGAAATGGATACTTTTTAATGGGCTGATCCGTGTATTTGATACAGAGGGCTCTATTATTAAAACCGAAAACTTTAAACAATTAGTATCTGCCATTACAGAAACACCTCGTGATCTTTTAATTAAACAAGCTGAATTACCGTATCTAGACATAAAGCTTCTAAAGCTCCGCATTAAAAGTTTAATGAAAATCAAATGCTACCCATATAGGGAATTGACAGAGCTGCATTCAAGAATATCGCTTCCATTTTCAAATCTTGTAATGATAATTATCGCTTTTTCTATAATGCTAGTTATGGGCAAAAAGGGGAAAAAGGAAAGCATTGGAATTGCTCTAAGTATTGGATTTATCTATTATGGTATAGCAATTCCTATTACATTAGCGATTGGAAGAGATGGAGCTATTAATCCCTGGCTGGCTGCCTGGTTGGCTAATATCATTTTTGCACTTCTTCATCTCGGAATACTAATTAAGGCAAGAAAATAA
- a CDS encoding type ISP restriction/modification enzyme, whose protein sequence is MGEMNCNLKEYFKKILNVAQRGDAREESFYSCLDELLKSYAESTGKKGIQITTLPKKTEAGNPDFRIWDGKQNIVGYIEAKKPTEKSLDYIEDTEQLKRYRKTFPNLILTNFFEFRLYRNGQLINKVLVARPFIVHQLKTTPPVEKKEEFLNLLDQFFSFSLPRTYTAKSLATELAKRTRFLKDQVIAEELKEETEKGKGHILAFYETFQKYLISGLTKEDFADLYSQTITYGLFAARTRSENGFNRKLAYDNIPPTIGILRDVFEFISRGDLPKQMEWIVDDISEVLAVADVNKILHKYFHEGKGKDPIIHFYETFLIEYNPSERERRGVYYTPEPVVSYIARSLNIILKEHFESPGGFSSDSVRVLDPASGTLTFLAEASKLAVEEFVFKYGEGSKEKFIKEHILKNFYAFELMMAPYAVGHLKMSFLLEELGYKLKKDERFKLYLTNTLEMKELEQSYLPGMSSLAEESRLAGEVKKKIPILVILGNPPYSGHSSNVGEWISKEIKTYYEVDGKPLGEKNPKWLQDDYVKFIRFAQWKIDQAGEGVMGFITNHSYLDNPTFRGMRRSLMNSFNEIYLLDLHGNSLKKEKCKDGSKDENVFDIRQGTAIALFIKKKGYNNKKDGKVFHSEIWGLRKKKYDWLANNDIKTTKWQKIIPKQEFYLFIPRDEKLLEQYEKFPKITDVFSLNGVGMTTARDHFVIDTNKNTLINRIRLFKHSKYSDNELHEFSQIRKKKGWNIRKAWTMLQDVSDSDLNDLVFPVIYRPFDIQWIFYHDSVVWRTVKRVMRHMMQENLGLITARQMDKSGIQPVFVTSSIIDAHSITSAVSISNLFPLYLYPEKPTPKKKSSGTVMMLFEPQENYKVKRPNLSQAIVDQLNNAFNKTLLPEEIFYYIYAVLYSNIYRAKYAEFLKIDFPRVPFTKNYELFSKIAKYGKRLSDLHLLKSAELDTSIAKFQGKGDNRVEKLIYEPVEAGCDLPRIYINQNQYFEGIEKEIWEYQIGGYQVLNKWLKDRKKRTLSLDDIKHYCQISTALKKTIEIQKEIDNLYPEIEREVIEFEEK, encoded by the coding sequence ATGGGCGAGATGAACTGTAACCTTAAAGAATATTTCAAAAAGATACTCAATGTTGCCCAAAGGGGCGATGCAAGAGAAGAAAGCTTCTATTCCTGTCTTGATGAATTGCTTAAGAGCTACGCTGAATCTACAGGCAAAAAAGGGATTCAAATAACTACACTGCCAAAGAAGACCGAGGCAGGAAATCCTGATTTCCGTATCTGGGACGGAAAGCAAAATATTGTGGGTTACATAGAAGCGAAGAAGCCGACAGAGAAAAGCCTTGATTATATCGAAGATACTGAACAGCTTAAAAGATACCGCAAAACCTTCCCTAATCTGATTCTGACTAACTTCTTTGAATTTCGTTTATATCGTAATGGACAATTGATTAATAAAGTTTTGGTTGCACGGCCTTTTATTGTCCATCAACTGAAGACGACGCCACCAGTAGAAAAGAAAGAAGAATTCCTCAATCTCTTAGATCAATTTTTCTCTTTCTCCCTTCCCAGAACATATACGGCAAAGTCCTTGGCCACTGAGCTGGCTAAACGAACGCGTTTCTTAAAGGACCAAGTCATTGCTGAAGAATTAAAAGAGGAAACAGAGAAGGGCAAAGGACATATTCTCGCATTTTATGAGACGTTTCAAAAATATCTCATCTCCGGACTTACCAAGGAAGACTTTGCTGACCTCTATTCCCAAACTATTACTTATGGATTATTTGCCGCTCGCACACGCTCAGAAAACGGCTTCAATCGGAAATTAGCCTATGACAATATTCCTCCTACTATTGGAATCTTAAGAGATGTATTTGAGTTCATTTCCCGTGGTGATTTACCCAAACAAATGGAATGGATTGTGGACGATATTTCAGAGGTTTTGGCAGTTGCAGATGTAAATAAAATCCTGCATAAGTATTTTCACGAAGGCAAAGGAAAAGACCCCATTATCCATTTCTATGAGACGTTTTTGATAGAGTATAATCCTTCCGAACGAGAACGCAGAGGAGTTTATTACACGCCGGAACCAGTGGTCTCCTACATCGCCCGCTCTCTTAATATTATCCTGAAAGAGCATTTTGAAAGTCCGGGAGGCTTTTCTTCCGATAGTGTTCGCGTTCTTGACCCCGCCTCTGGGACATTAACTTTCTTAGCAGAGGCATCTAAATTGGCTGTAGAAGAATTTGTCTTTAAATACGGTGAAGGCTCCAAGGAAAAGTTTATTAAAGAGCATATTCTTAAAAATTTCTACGCTTTTGAACTAATGATGGCTCCTTATGCTGTGGGTCATTTGAAGATGTCTTTTCTATTGGAAGAACTTGGATATAAGCTAAAAAAAGATGAACGATTCAAACTCTACCTTACAAATACTCTTGAAATGAAAGAATTGGAGCAGAGCTATCTTCCGGGCATGTCGTCATTAGCTGAAGAATCCCGCTTGGCAGGAGAAGTAAAGAAGAAAATCCCGATCTTAGTTATCCTTGGCAATCCGCCTTACTCAGGACATTCCTCTAATGTCGGCGAGTGGATTTCTAAGGAAATTAAGACATATTATGAAGTTGATGGTAAACCTCTTGGAGAAAAAAATCCAAAATGGCTACAGGATGATTATGTAAAGTTTATCCGTTTTGCCCAGTGGAAGATAGATCAGGCTGGCGAAGGAGTCATGGGTTTTATCACTAATCACAGCTATCTTGACAATCCCACTTTCAGAGGGATGCGCAGGTCGCTGATGAACAGTTTTAATGAAATATATCTGCTTGATTTGCACGGTAACAGTTTGAAAAAGGAAAAATGCAAGGACGGTTCAAAGGATGAAAACGTGTTTGACATACGTCAAGGCACAGCCATTGCGTTGTTTATAAAGAAAAAAGGCTATAATAACAAAAAAGATGGAAAAGTTTTCCATTCTGAGATATGGGGCTTGAGAAAGAAAAAATACGATTGGCTCGCAAATAATGATATCAAAACAACTAAATGGCAAAAAATAATTCCAAAGCAGGAATTTTATCTTTTTATTCCACGCGATGAAAAACTTCTGGAACAGTATGAAAAGTTTCCGAAAATAACCGACGTTTTTTCACTAAATGGCGTTGGTATGACTACGGCCAGAGACCATTTTGTCATAGACACAAATAAAAATACATTAATCAATAGAATACGTCTGTTCAAGCACAGCAAATACTCTGACAACGAGCTTCATGAATTTTCTCAAATAAGGAAGAAGAAAGGCTGGAATATAAGAAAAGCATGGACAATGTTACAAGATGTTTCTGATTCTGATTTGAATGATCTTGTGTTCCCAGTAATTTACCGTCCTTTTGATATTCAGTGGATTTTTTATCATGATTCAGTCGTCTGGAGAACAGTAAAGAGAGTCATGCGACATATGATGCAGGAGAATTTGGGGTTGATTACTGCGAGACAAATGGATAAATCAGGAATACAACCTGTTTTTGTAACCAGTTCAATAATAGATGCTCATTCAATAACTTCTGCTGTTTCAATTTCTAATCTCTTCCCCCTCTATCTATATCCAGAAAAACCTACTCCAAAAAAGAAGTCTTCAGGCACGGTGATGATGCTTTTTGAGCCTCAAGAAAATTATAAAGTGAAAAGGCCAAATCTTTCTCAGGCAATAGTTGATCAATTAAATAACGCTTTTAATAAAACACTTTTACCCGAAGAAATTTTTTATTACATATACGCAGTTCTCTATTCCAATATCTACCGCGCAAAATACGCTGAATTTTTAAAGATAGATTTCCCACGAGTTCCTTTTACGAAAAATTATGAACTGTTCAGTAAAATAGCTAAATATGGCAAGAGACTCTCTGACCTGCACCTGCTTAAATCAGCGGAGCTTGACACATCAATTGCAAAGTTTCAGGGTAAGGGTGATAACAGAGTAGAAAAATTGATATACGAACCTGTAGAGGCAGGTTGTGACCTGCCGAGAATTTATATCAACCAAAACCAATATTTTGAAGGAATAGAAAAAGAAATCTGGGAATATCAAATCGGAGGCTATCAAGTATTAAACAAATGGCTGAAAGATAGAAAGAAAAGGACTTTGTCTCTTGATGACATAAAACACTATTGCCAGATATCCACAGCCCTAAAAAAGACCATTGAAATACAAAAAGAGATAGATAATCTGTATCCTGAGATTGAAAGGGAAGTCATTGAATTTGAGGAGAAGTGA
- a CDS encoding LptF/LptG family permease, which produces MRILTRYILREFIDPFFSSLCVFTFILFLGNMFRLANMLVGERISTLSVLKLVVYLLPFILTYTLPMAMLVATLTSIGRLSSDNEITAMKANGINPYRIIMPPILAVAIILCLVSLPLNNTIAPKANFSSKKLFKEIGILNPSALLEEKKPMKIFKGYTFYADKIRNNILYNVVIYQLKPDSSARTITAKQGRFISNPKDQSLVLKLEDVFTEEFNPKNPNEYFKGSFKIYPIDFSSIAYDAIKLEKSTIEMTSSDLKNKITNAKANTNKLYVELYRKTSLSFSFIPFILIGISLSIRYHRSSKFAAIGIGMPVILLHYLLMISGSIIAQKGYMPPAVAMWLPNIIIAAAGVYLIFKTSYSHK; this is translated from the coding sequence ATGCGAATATTAACACGCTATATCCTAAGAGAATTTATAGACCCCTTCTTCTCAAGCCTGTGCGTCTTTACCTTTATTCTATTTCTGGGAAACATGTTTAGACTGGCAAATATGCTTGTTGGTGAGCGAATTAGTACGCTTAGCGTATTAAAACTAGTTGTGTATCTTCTCCCTTTTATCCTAACCTATACCCTGCCAATGGCAATGCTGGTGGCTACTCTTACCTCTATTGGCAGGCTCTCTTCTGACAATGAAATAACTGCCATGAAAGCAAATGGGATAAATCCTTATAGAATAATCATGCCTCCCATCCTTGCTGTTGCTATAATATTGTGTCTAGTCTCTTTGCCGTTAAATAATACAATTGCTCCTAAGGCAAACTTCTCTTCAAAAAAATTATTCAAAGAAATCGGTATTTTGAATCCCTCAGCTCTTCTGGAAGAAAAAAAACCGATGAAGATATTCAAAGGATACACTTTTTATGCAGATAAAATTAGAAATAATATTCTGTACAATGTGGTAATTTACCAGCTAAAGCCGGACTCTTCTGCAAGAACAATAACTGCAAAACAAGGACGTTTTATATCTAACCCAAAAGACCAAAGTCTAGTACTCAAATTAGAGGATGTGTTTACTGAAGAGTTCAACCCCAAAAATCCAAACGAATATTTTAAAGGCTCTTTTAAAATATACCCTATAGATTTTAGCTCTATTGCTTATGATGCGATTAAGTTAGAAAAGAGTACTATTGAAATGACTTCTAGTGATTTGAAAAACAAAATTACAAATGCAAAGGCTAATACGAATAAATTATATGTGGAATTATACAGAAAAACTTCTCTTTCTTTTTCATTTATTCCATTTATCCTAATCGGCATTTCCTTGAGTATTAGATATCACCGCAGCAGTAAATTTGCAGCTATAGGAATAGGTATGCCTGTTATTCTTCTTCACTACTTATTAATGATATCAGGATCAATAATAGCGCAAAAAGGCTACATGCCACCTGCTGTAGCAATGTGGCTACCAAATATTATAATTGCGGCAGCGGGTGTATATTTAATTTTCAAAACTAGTTATAGTCATAAGTAG
- a CDS encoding MlaD family protein, whose protein sequence is MNIEKKVGIAFFVGIVLLMALTFWIGKIRLFENGYIIKANFSQIGGLKGGDTVTLAGMKVGRVEGFDIKDNKIQVSLWIKKETILRQNSIFSINDVSLMGGKYVGITMGTTDSSVLKPGSIVDGRDSYQLNQLFTKAGEISDSIGKLVEKIEKGEGTAGKLLTDEELYKNTSEFMKSAKETSDKAQKIMDEFQEVGIEAKETIKTIKKIVKKIDKGEGTVGKLIYDEELYNDARKTMKSAKAASEGAKDVLGKMREIKTWLGVESVYSAREGAFRNKGYIRIEPAEDKYYLVGASKLGTGNSKENRHKIEYDVQLALKFFDNNLTVRGGLINSGAGLGADYILPDKKTSITVEGHSAVYSSPFFLRTSLSYKIWEDKSYYIVAGAEDILDRPSFIAGVKIEYNDQDLKYLVGLMGVAR, encoded by the coding sequence TTGAATATTGAAAAGAAGGTCGGTATAGCATTTTTTGTAGGCATCGTACTGCTTATGGCTCTAACCTTTTGGATAGGGAAAATCAGATTGTTTGAAAATGGATATATAATAAAAGCTAACTTTAGCCAGATAGGCGGGCTCAAAGGAGGAGATACGGTAACACTGGCTGGAATGAAGGTAGGACGTGTTGAAGGCTTTGATATAAAAGATAATAAAATACAGGTTTCTTTGTGGATAAAAAAAGAAACAATACTCAGGCAAAACTCTATATTCAGCATTAACGATGTAAGTCTCATGGGAGGCAAATATGTTGGCATTACAATGGGAACTACAGATAGCTCTGTTCTAAAGCCCGGGAGTATTGTTGATGGTAGAGATTCCTATCAGCTGAATCAGCTCTTTACTAAAGCAGGGGAAATATCAGATAGTATTGGGAAACTTGTGGAGAAAATTGAAAAGGGAGAGGGAACAGCAGGAAAACTCTTAACTGACGAAGAACTTTATAAGAATACTTCCGAGTTTATGAAGTCTGCAAAGGAAACGTCTGATAAAGCACAAAAAATTATGGATGAATTCCAAGAGGTTGGTATAGAAGCAAAAGAGACAATTAAAACAATTAAAAAAATTGTAAAAAAAATTGATAAAGGAGAAGGTACTGTTGGGAAACTAATTTATGACGAGGAGTTGTATAATGACGCTAGAAAAACTATGAAATCAGCAAAGGCTGCCTCTGAAGGTGCAAAAGATGTACTGGGCAAAATGAGAGAAATAAAAACTTGGTTAGGCGTCGAAAGCGTATATTCTGCCAGAGAGGGAGCTTTTAGAAATAAAGGTTATATAAGGATTGAACCTGCTGAGGATAAATATTATCTTGTGGGAGCAAGCAAGCTAGGCACAGGCAATTCGAAAGAAAATAGACATAAAATTGAATATGATGTACAGCTTGCATTAAAATTCTTTGACAATAATCTGACAGTCAGAGGCGGTTTGATAAACTCAGGCGCAGGGCTGGGAGCGGACTATATACTTCCTGATAAAAAAACCAGCATTACAGTTGAAGGGCATAGTGCTGTTTACAGCTCTCCATTCTTTCTTAGAACAAGTCTGAGCTATAAAATATGGGAAGATAAAAGCTACTATATAGTTGCTGGAGCAGAAGATATTCTGGACAGACCGTCATTTATAGCAGGTGTAAAAATAGAATATAATGACCAGGATCTCAAATACCTTGTTGGCTTAATGGGCGTAGCAAGATAA
- a CDS encoding ABC transporter ATP-binding protein, whose product MIKISELHKSFGDKKILKGVNLKIRRGETIVIIGCSGCGKTVLLRHIIGLIKPDFGIVEVDGVDISKISDNELDNVRRKFGMLFQSAALLASLTVEENIKLGLQEHTNLSEEDMDKIVKNKLGIVGLDGAQRLKPADLSGGMRKRVGLARAISMDPEIILYDEPTTGLDPVRADSINKLILELENTLNTTSIVITHDMVSTYQIADRIAMLYNGVIIQVGTVQEIKNTDNPIVKQFITGSNVGPIT is encoded by the coding sequence ATAATTAAGATTAGTGAACTGCACAAAAGTTTTGGAGATAAAAAGATATTAAAAGGCGTTAATCTTAAAATCAGACGTGGAGAAACAATTGTTATTATTGGATGTAGCGGATGCGGCAAGACCGTGCTTTTAAGACACATAATTGGTCTTATAAAACCCGATTTTGGCATAGTAGAAGTGGACGGTGTTGACATTTCAAAAATTTCGGATAATGAACTTGATAATGTCAGAAGAAAATTCGGCATGCTTTTTCAATCTGCTGCATTACTTGCTTCTCTTACTGTTGAAGAAAACATAAAACTGGGATTGCAAGAGCACACAAACCTGAGCGAAGAAGATATGGATAAAATAGTCAAAAATAAGCTTGGAATAGTTGGATTAGACGGTGCACAAAGATTAAAACCTGCTGACTTGAGTGGAGGTATGAGAAAGAGAGTTGGGCTTGCAAGAGCAATTAGTATGGACCCCGAAATTATACTCTATGATGAACCTACAACGGGACTTGACCCAGTTAGAGCAGATTCTATTAATAAACTTATTTTGGAGCTTGAAAATACATTAAATACCACATCAATAGTAATAACTCATGATATGGTCAGCACATATCAGATTGCAGATCGCATAGCAATGTTATATAATGGCGTAATTATTCAGGTGGGAACTGTTCAGGAAATTAAAAATACGGATAATCCCATTGTCAAACAGTTTATTACAGGAAGTAATGTGGGTCCCATAACTTAA
- a CDS encoding ABC transporter permease, with protein MMKPSIYSRIADALDYTGEVLILLAKTVYWCKSAFKNLKPIAKQMLEMGVYTLPITSLMSIFTGMVLALQTGTELSKYHIEHLIGSIVSASMCREMGPVLTGLIVAGRVGASMTAELGTMQVSEEIDALKTLAINPIRYLVMPRFLACIIMLPILVIYSDCVGMAGGFIVSKFQIGVDTSTYLDSIKNFLTIKDVYSGLVKAFVFGIVVSIISCYQGFRTRGGAEGVGKSTTASVVISFLLIIVFDYFLTRMFFQKS; from the coding sequence ATGATGAAGCCAAGTATATATAGCAGAATTGCAGACGCTTTGGATTATACAGGGGAAGTCTTAATATTACTGGCAAAAACTGTATATTGGTGTAAATCAGCATTTAAAAATCTAAAACCTATTGCAAAACAAATGCTGGAAATGGGCGTTTATACGCTTCCTATCACATCTTTAATGTCGATTTTCACAGGAATGGTGCTCGCACTCCAGACAGGAACTGAACTTTCAAAATATCATATAGAGCACCTGATAGGATCAATAGTATCAGCATCCATGTGCAGAGAAATGGGGCCTGTGCTTACCGGGCTTATAGTTGCAGGAAGAGTCGGAGCATCAATGACAGCAGAACTTGGAACAATGCAGGTGTCTGAGGAGATAGACGCGCTTAAAACACTGGCAATAAACCCTATCAGATACTTGGTAATGCCCAGATTTCTGGCATGCATAATTATGCTTCCCATTCTGGTTATATACTCAGATTGCGTAGGCATGGCAGGAGGATTTATTGTATCAAAATTTCAGATAGGCGTAGACACCAGTACATACCTAGACAGCATTAAAAACTTCTTAACAATAAAGGACGTATATAGCGGATTGGTAAAGGCATTTGTCTTTGGCATAGTTGTCTCAATAATATCATGTTATCAGGGATTTAGAACCAGAGGCGGAGCTGAAGGTGTTGGTAAATCAACTACTGCCTCTGTTGTTATTTCGTTTCTATTGATTATAGTGTTTGATTACTTCTTAACCAGAATGTTTTTTCAAAAGAGCTAA